A window of Oikeobacillus pervagus contains these coding sequences:
- a CDS encoding DUF350 domain-containing protein → MNQFWENQYVQLTGYYSVVILFLVIFLAIFELVTKYKNWQEIKKGNMAVALATGGKIFGIANIFRHSILQHDSLIEMISCGVFGFFLLLSGYFIFEFLTPNFKIDEEIENDNRAVGFISMVISVGLSFVIGAGVS, encoded by the coding sequence ATGAATCAATTCTGGGAAAATCAATATGTTCAGTTAACAGGTTATTATAGTGTAGTGATCCTTTTTCTTGTTATTTTCTTAGCTATTTTTGAACTTGTAACGAAGTATAAAAACTGGCAAGAAATCAAAAAGGGGAATATGGCTGTAGCATTGGCAACAGGTGGAAAGATTTTCGGGATTGCTAACATCTTCAGACATTCCATTTTGCAGCATGATTCACTTATTGAAATGATTAGTTGTGGAGTGTTTGGCTTTTTCCTCTTATTATCTGGTTATTTTATCTTTGAATTTTTAACCCCAAATTTTAAAATTGATGAAGAAATCGAAAATGATAATCGTGCAGTTGGATTTATTTCCATGGTAATATCTGTTGGGTTATCATTCGTCATTGGTGCAGGAGTGTCATAA
- a CDS encoding endonuclease MutS2, with amino-acid sequence MNKKVLSTLEFYKIKELLKEYASSSLGKEKVDTMIPATSYEEVVRLQDETDEAVQALRLTGHAPLSGIYDIRAHVKRAQIGGMLNGGEFVQIGSTIHAGRMMKRYIVELIEEKEIDLPILSSKEEQLPILISLHEEIKQAIDENGDVLDSASDTLRHLRSQLRTSEGRIREKLEGMIRSKNAQKMLSDAIVTIRNDRYVIPVKQEYRSHYGGIIHDQSASGQTLFIEPESVVQLNNQLREIKLKEQEEIERILFRLTGFIDENADELFVLVRVLSDLDFVFAKAKYGKTIKASKPSVNERGYIRLVQARHPLIPLEEVVANNIELGNEFTAIVITGPNTGGKTVTLKTVGLAILMAQAGLQIPVGEGSEIGVFQSVFADIGDEQSIEQSLSTFSSHMVNIVDILKEVDANSLVLFDELGAGTDPQEGAALAIAILDEVHDRGARIIATTHYPELKAYGYNRDGVVNASVEFNVETLSPTYRLLIGVPGRSNAFEISKKLGLQEWVIERARKHIGTDTNEVENMIASLERSKKLAEQEEKEAKEYLKHAEKLQKELQKQMIEFYEHKDEMIANAERKAKSLVEKAQEESEEVIRDLRKLRLQKNAEVKEHELIEARKRLSDAVPSIAKSNMKKVKKKLHSYQPGDEVKVVNFDQKGHLVEKVSDNEWLVQMGIMKMKVKESNLEFIKSDKKAETKPLATVRGRDYHVKLELDLRGERYEDALLKVEKYIDDAILAGYPRVSIIHGKGTGALRKGVQQYLKNHRSVKGTRLGEAGEGGSGVTVVELK; translated from the coding sequence GATATTCGAGCACATGTGAAAAGAGCACAAATTGGTGGCATGTTAAATGGAGGAGAATTTGTTCAGATAGGTAGTACCATTCACGCAGGTCGAATGATGAAAAGATATATAGTAGAGCTAATTGAAGAGAAGGAGATTGATCTACCTATCTTATCGTCCAAAGAAGAACAACTACCTATATTAATTTCATTACATGAAGAAATCAAACAGGCGATAGATGAAAACGGTGATGTGCTCGATTCAGCGAGCGATACTCTTCGCCATCTCCGCTCCCAATTAAGAACGAGTGAAGGAAGAATTCGTGAAAAATTGGAGGGCATGATTCGTTCAAAAAATGCTCAGAAGATGCTTTCTGATGCGATTGTCACGATTCGAAATGATCGTTATGTCATTCCAGTGAAACAAGAATACCGATCTCATTATGGAGGGATTATTCACGATCAATCGGCTTCGGGTCAAACATTATTTATTGAACCAGAATCGGTCGTACAATTGAATAATCAATTAAGAGAAATTAAGCTGAAAGAGCAAGAAGAAATTGAACGGATTTTATTCAGATTGACTGGGTTTATAGATGAAAATGCGGACGAATTATTCGTGCTAGTCCGCGTTTTATCCGATCTTGATTTTGTCTTTGCAAAGGCCAAATACGGGAAAACGATTAAAGCCTCAAAACCAAGTGTGAATGAGAGAGGATATATACGTCTCGTTCAAGCACGTCATCCATTAATTCCGTTAGAAGAAGTAGTGGCAAATAATATTGAATTGGGAAATGAATTTACGGCAATCGTCATTACAGGCCCTAATACCGGTGGGAAAACCGTTACATTGAAAACAGTCGGATTAGCGATTCTTATGGCTCAAGCTGGATTGCAAATACCCGTTGGAGAGGGATCTGAAATTGGGGTATTTCAGTCTGTATTCGCTGATATTGGGGATGAACAATCAATCGAACAGAGCTTAAGTACGTTTTCATCCCATATGGTGAATATTGTCGACATTTTAAAAGAAGTCGATGCCAATAGTTTAGTATTGTTTGATGAACTTGGGGCGGGGACAGATCCTCAGGAAGGAGCAGCACTGGCGATTGCTATTTTAGATGAAGTCCATGATAGAGGGGCACGGATTATTGCAACAACCCATTACCCTGAATTAAAAGCTTACGGTTATAATCGCGATGGGGTCGTAAATGCGAGTGTAGAATTTAATGTGGAAACATTGAGTCCCACTTATCGTCTGCTTATTGGGGTGCCAGGACGTAGTAATGCATTCGAAATTTCAAAAAAACTTGGTTTGCAAGAATGGGTAATCGAACGTGCCCGAAAACATATTGGAACGGACACGAATGAAGTAGAAAATATGATTGCTTCTTTAGAACGAAGTAAAAAACTAGCAGAACAAGAAGAAAAAGAAGCAAAAGAATATTTAAAACATGCCGAAAAACTGCAAAAAGAGTTACAAAAACAAATGATCGAGTTCTATGAGCATAAGGATGAAATGATTGCAAATGCAGAAAGAAAAGCGAAATCACTTGTGGAAAAAGCGCAAGAAGAGTCAGAAGAGGTCATTCGCGATTTAAGAAAATTGCGTCTGCAAAAAAATGCTGAAGTGAAAGAACACGAATTAATTGAGGCAAGAAAACGATTATCTGATGCAGTCCCTTCAATCGCGAAATCAAATATGAAGAAGGTAAAAAAGAAACTCCATTCGTATCAACCTGGAGATGAAGTGAAAGTTGTAAATTTTGATCAAAAAGGGCATTTAGTCGAAAAAGTAAGTGATAATGAATGGCTAGTGCAAATGGGCATTATGAAAATGAAGGTAAAAGAATCGAACTTAGAATTTATAAAATCGGATAAGAAAGCGGAAACGAAACCACTTGCAACAGTGAGAGGAAGAGACTATCATGTAAAACTCGAATTAGACCTTCGAGGAGAACGGTATGAAGATGCTTTACTAAAGGTTGAGAAATATATTGATGACGCAATTTTAGCTGGTTATCCAAGAGTATCCATCATTCACGGAAAAGGTACAGGTGCACTTCGAAAAGGTGTGCAGCAATACTTGAAAAATCACCGTTCCGTTAAAGGAACAAGACTTGGTGAAGCTGGTGAAGGCGGCAGCGGTGTGACTGTTGTCGAGTTAAAATAA
- a CDS encoding long-chain-fatty-acid--CoA ligase: MTQKPWLNQYPKEIPTSLEYEQIPIQAYLTRAAEQYPNKIAVHFMGKELTYNELYVSALKFAKYLKRLGIQKGDRVGIMLPNTPQAIIGYFGVLYAGGIVVQTNPLYTEREIEYQMKDSGAKIILTLDLIYPRVMKVFNKTNLEHIIVTAIKDYLPFPKNFIYPFIQRKQTGLSVSVEHRGSNHLFKNIIATEKAENIPLELDFEEDLALLQYTGGTTGFPKGVMLTHKNLVANSSMCDAWLYECKKGEEVVLAMLPFFHVYGMTAVMILSIMQGYKMILIPKFDVKTTLKAIEKQRPTLFPGAPTMYIGLLNDPELKNYDLSSINSCISGSAPLPVEIQEKFEQITGGKLVEGYGLTESSPVTHANFLWGSKRVKGSIGVPWPDTESAILSLETGEKLPPNEIGELVVKGPQVMKGYWNRPEETEQTLKDGWLYTGDIGYMDEEGYFYIVDRKKDMIIAGGYNIYPREVEEVLYEHEAVQEAVVVGVPDPYRGETVKAYVVLQKGTNITEEELDQFARKHLAAYKVPRLYEFRNELPKTAVGKILRRALLDEEKQKLEKIN, from the coding sequence ATGACACAAAAGCCCTGGCTGAATCAATACCCGAAAGAGATTCCAACCTCATTGGAATATGAGCAAATTCCCATACAAGCTTATTTAACAAGGGCAGCAGAACAGTATCCAAATAAGATCGCTGTTCATTTTATGGGAAAGGAACTAACATATAATGAACTGTATGTATCTGCTCTGAAATTTGCAAAATATTTAAAGAGACTGGGAATCCAAAAGGGGGATCGAGTAGGAATCATGCTCCCAAACACCCCGCAAGCAATCATCGGATACTTCGGTGTCTTATACGCTGGAGGGATTGTGGTTCAAACGAATCCACTTTATACTGAACGAGAAATCGAGTATCAAATGAAAGATTCGGGAGCAAAAATAATCCTTACATTAGATCTCATCTATCCACGCGTTATGAAAGTTTTTAATAAGACAAACCTCGAGCACATCATTGTAACCGCTATCAAAGATTATCTGCCATTTCCAAAAAATTTCATTTATCCATTTATTCAAAGGAAGCAAACAGGTTTATCAGTTAGTGTTGAGCATAGAGGGTCTAATCATCTATTTAAAAATATCATCGCAACGGAAAAAGCAGAAAACATTCCATTAGAATTAGACTTTGAAGAAGATTTAGCCCTTCTACAATACACAGGTGGAACGACGGGCTTTCCAAAAGGGGTCATGCTTACACACAAAAATTTAGTTGCAAATTCTTCAATGTGTGATGCATGGCTGTATGAATGCAAGAAAGGGGAAGAAGTGGTCCTTGCCATGCTGCCATTTTTCCATGTTTACGGGATGACGGCTGTCATGATATTATCAATTATGCAAGGGTATAAGATGATTCTAATCCCGAAATTTGATGTAAAAACAACCTTAAAGGCGATTGAAAAGCAACGCCCGACCTTATTTCCGGGTGCGCCAACTATGTATATTGGTCTGTTAAATGACCCTGAATTAAAGAATTATGACCTTTCCTCCATCAACTCGTGTATTAGCGGATCTGCTCCACTCCCGGTTGAAATTCAAGAAAAATTCGAACAAATCACGGGAGGAAAACTAGTAGAAGGATATGGGTTAACAGAATCCTCTCCAGTTACACATGCGAACTTTTTATGGGGATCGAAACGAGTGAAAGGAAGTATCGGTGTTCCATGGCCTGATACAGAATCTGCTATTTTATCATTAGAAACTGGTGAGAAACTACCACCGAATGAAATAGGGGAGCTCGTCGTAAAAGGGCCACAAGTGATGAAGGGTTACTGGAATCGACCAGAGGAAACAGAGCAGACATTGAAAGATGGTTGGTTGTATACAGGAGATATAGGGTATATGGATGAAGAAGGCTATTTCTATATTGTCGACCGGAAGAAAGACATGATCATTGCAGGTGGCTATAATATCTATCCTCGTGAAGTGGAAGAAGTTTTATATGAACATGAAGCTGTACAGGAAGCTGTCGTTGTTGGAGTACCGGATCCATATCGGGGTGAAACCGTGAAGGCTTATGTTGTACTGCAAAAAGGGACTAACATAACGGAAGAAGAATTGGATCAATTTGCTAGAAAGCATTTAGCTGCATACAAAGTTCCTCGACTATATGAATTCAGGAATGAATTACCAAAGACAGCTGTTGGGAAGATTTTAAGACGTGCACTTTTAGATGAAGAAAAACAAAAACTTGAAAAAATAAATTAG